Genomic segment of Salvelinus alpinus chromosome 23, SLU_Salpinus.1, whole genome shotgun sequence:
GGGTGTTTGACTTCTCAGAATAAGCTTTATGCTTTTGTCATTTGGGCCACTGTGAGAAATAGCTGTCCTCTTCGATGTATTGTGATGATACTGAAATTACTATAACATTTTGGGATGGTTTCCCGGACATCCAGCCATttaacctagtcctggactaaaatgcactttcaatggagattcacTATTGAACATGCTTTTTAGATCAGGACTACGCTTAATATGCGTCTCGGAAACTGGCCCAAAGTGTTATAGTAATTTCAGTATCATAACAATTATTTATTGCAGTGGCAAACGTGTTCCAAGTACAACTTCAAACAGATGTTTTTTTGCTTGAGGGCTGGAAATAAACTCAAACCATGCAACACATTTAAATAAATGATTGTGTGGATTTGCAATTAACTTTATATTATGCTTGCTTAATATAATATGCTTGCTTATATTTGCTTCCTTCTTTCTAATCACACACGTGAtggtcaaccccccccccccccccccaaaaaaaacaaaaaaaaacaatgaaACGAGGGAGTATTTTTTTCTCCTCCCACGGCCCTCATGTCATTGGCTAAGAGGCGTGATGTCACAGAGGGGGCTGCCTTATAAaaacacactcttcacacacagGCAGTAGACCACACTGAGAACTACTTTCACTGCAGTGTTAGAACCATCGCAGACTAAAAGCTCCGGAACACTACAGAAATACAGCACAGCAGCACAAAGGATCACATCTCATCATCTCCCACCATGTGCCGAGAACTGGAATCACTGCCTATCACATGTCTGGAGAGGTATGTTTTGTCATATATCTCTACTatttctaccatctcattatacGTCCCTGGATTTGGGTTACATTTTGGATTTACATCGATGGGAATTATTATATATCTACTTCATGGGGAAATTGGATGGACAGTTGTAAATAAGATGTGAATGATTGCATCAATCTGATGTAAATGGTTTCTCTGTTTTCACAGGGCAAAGGAACTCAAAGCTCTCTTTAGAAGCTTTCTACAGAAGCCAGATCTGAGCATCATCAGTGACTCACACAAGACTGACAAAATAAGGTAAGATATTTTAGCTCAGAATACTCCATTTCTATATAGCTTTTAAACCTGATCTAAACTGAATAGTGATAAATGTAGTCATGATTGAAATTTTGCATCGGAAATGGAAAAAAAACTTTAGGATACTATGCTAAATAAATGCTAACAAATATTTTTAGGACTGGGTGAACTAACCTGACTCTTTTTTATCAACAGGTTAAATATGGACGAACCCTTAAAATGGAGGCAGTCGTTTGAGAACCTGCTGTCCAACCAACGTAAGTCTGATTATTGATATGGGTTATCATACTGATCACTTCTCTTGCCTAAATGATATAcgaatgtaggatcttaatttgatcaccctgttgttgcaggaaattATTTTAAAAAGCTAAAAGTGTGTCAACCCCTTCAAAAATGTCCATTAGTTATAACCCACACAATTATTCCCTATTCCTGTTGCTgcgggattattttcctgctgtgagaaactggtcaaattaagatcctgcatcttTAGCATACTTAATTGGGCATACTGTACAGGCTCAGAAGTACATCTTGTAGAGATGTGCATTGCAAAAGTGTATAGGAAAAGCCATGTAGCTGGTACCCCATATAGCCAGAATAAATAGCCTAAAGAGCAGTATCAGGATGCACTCATAATATCACATTACAATATACTATTCATACTTAAACACTATAGGAAATGCAGCTTTTTCCAAATATCAAAAAATCGACACAGTTGAAAGTGAATCTCATCTTTTCTTTTCCAGATGGACTGTGCTTGTTCAGAGCTTTCCTGGTGTCAGAGTTTAGTGAGGAGAACATAGCTTTCTACCTGGCCTGTGAAGATTACAGGATAACCAAGCCCTCCTCAAAGCTATCCGCTAAGGCTAAGAAGATCTATGAGGAGTTTGTCTGCAGTGACGCACCAAGAGAGGTAAATATCAATATACAGTATAAATATAATGATGAAATTGTTCTGACTACATACAGAATATGTTTGAAGTGGAATTCATGGATTGGATGTACACTGCATAAATATAtgcgcccacacacacataattGACTAATTGTACATGAACAATACTCAATAACACTTAGTTTATTGTTAAACACATATTAATCAA
This window contains:
- the LOC139551100 gene encoding regulator of G-protein signaling 5-like, with the translated sequence MCRELESLPITCLERAKELKALFRSFLQKPDLSIISDSHKTDKIRLNMDEPLKWRQSFENLLSNQHGLCLFRAFLVSEFSEENIAFYLACEDYRITKPSSKLSAKAKKIYEEFVCSDAPREVNLDHDTKAITKKNLERPGQSCFSLAQEKIYALMEKDCYPRFLKSITYLEISRQVKAG